The following are encoded in a window of Rubellicoccus peritrichatus genomic DNA:
- a CDS encoding sodium:solute symporter family transporter, whose product MIRTLPKTLRRILLSICLFSAPASAFSDDTNSVKLSDIDGIRLQLTPTDHVTGSGDTFWIFREDSSFEVIQLSTGELAYEGSISPKIAQPYGLPYDDGVILIGSSADSPTALIHLFFDESDELVTKILPSPPNSLKYFAATVSANELYVLGSTISDEPLLSSNQLLKLPLKETDMAWQELETLPGAVEKTPVFLAHDNDLFLFGNFAQQGTQGWTYRIKPIDTVTHQGWKKLKHLPFDPSGAFAYPSGQAHLIVFEGNPDSTGITPIRAYHRDTDTWIQQGELPEGVIPLAVIQGDNEIRLVTETNGKGVVVQDILLNSRINTLTLIDYVVMLIYFGLMAAIGLYFAKKQDSSEEFALGNRNVKWWAAGISMFATGASSISFMAIPALTFRSNLVWFFPVFLLIPIFFLQAYVIYPLLRKLALTSTYEYLERRYHPALRYLASLQCIVFQVFGRMSIVLLLPALAISVVTGLDVGLSVLLMGILTTIYTAVGGFEAVIWTDVCQGILMLFGALLISTIAIGALPGGFGEFIEVNQRFERFDFAILSWDYTLPTIYILTIGTLIHQLSYVADQPTIQRVFATPEKEIKKLAGMSTFCGIAIAAVVNLVGLATFAYFHAFPERLDPTMSNDQIVPLFIVQSIPVGISGLIIAALFAASMSTLSSSMNSVATLVSEDFYRLINRNSSDRSRLILMKSSSLIVGLVGTGIAYYMARMELRSMFQTWNEITALLGGGFVGIYIVGMFSNRTHSVGALIGALASIGCVLYAKHMTEIHWVYYLPIAISSCVIISYITSLVLPLKSSKDLTGLTIFNRAR is encoded by the coding sequence TTGATTAGAACATTACCCAAAACCCTCCGACGGATATTACTTTCTATCTGTCTCTTTTCAGCACCTGCATCTGCGTTTTCCGACGACACCAATAGTGTAAAGCTTTCCGATATTGACGGAATCCGTTTGCAACTAACGCCGACAGACCACGTCACTGGTAGCGGAGACACATTCTGGATTTTCCGCGAGGACAGCTCATTTGAAGTGATCCAACTCTCGACGGGAGAGCTTGCTTATGAGGGTTCGATTTCACCGAAAATAGCGCAACCATATGGGTTGCCCTACGACGATGGCGTGATTCTGATCGGAAGCAGCGCGGACTCACCGACAGCTCTGATCCATCTATTTTTTGACGAATCAGATGAGTTGGTTACCAAGATCCTCCCTAGTCCACCAAATTCTCTCAAATATTTTGCCGCTACAGTATCAGCAAACGAGTTGTATGTGCTGGGGTCGACGATCTCCGATGAGCCATTGTTGTCATCGAATCAGCTCCTAAAGCTCCCTCTGAAAGAGACCGATATGGCTTGGCAAGAGCTGGAAACGCTGCCGGGAGCCGTTGAAAAAACACCTGTATTTCTAGCTCACGACAATGATCTATTTTTATTCGGGAATTTCGCCCAACAGGGCACTCAAGGGTGGACATATCGAATAAAACCGATCGACACAGTCACTCATCAAGGCTGGAAAAAACTAAAACATCTGCCTTTCGATCCATCCGGTGCTTTCGCCTATCCGTCCGGCCAGGCGCACCTAATCGTCTTTGAAGGTAATCCTGATTCAACGGGAATCACTCCCATAAGGGCTTACCACAGAGACACCGACACGTGGATACAGCAAGGCGAACTGCCAGAAGGGGTCATACCTCTCGCTGTTATCCAAGGTGATAATGAAATTCGATTAGTTACCGAGACGAATGGAAAAGGTGTCGTCGTGCAGGATATCCTTTTGAATTCACGCATCAATACGCTTACACTGATAGACTATGTTGTAATGCTTATCTACTTTGGACTGATGGCTGCCATCGGTCTCTATTTTGCAAAAAAGCAGGACTCGAGCGAAGAATTCGCACTGGGTAACCGAAACGTAAAGTGGTGGGCTGCGGGAATTAGTATGTTCGCGACAGGTGCCAGTTCTATCAGCTTCATGGCCATACCCGCACTCACCTTTCGCAGTAACCTAGTGTGGTTTTTCCCGGTCTTTCTTCTGATACCGATTTTCTTTCTCCAAGCCTACGTTATTTATCCTCTGCTGCGAAAACTGGCCCTTACCTCCACCTACGAATACCTTGAGAGACGCTACCATCCGGCACTTCGCTACCTCGCGAGTCTTCAGTGTATCGTCTTTCAAGTCTTTGGTCGAATGTCGATCGTTCTCCTGCTCCCCGCCTTAGCGATTTCGGTCGTGACGGGGTTAGACGTGGGTTTAAGCGTACTCTTAATGGGCATTCTGACTACAATATATACGGCTGTAGGTGGTTTCGAAGCGGTAATCTGGACCGATGTATGCCAGGGCATTTTAATGTTATTTGGGGCTTTGTTAATCTCTACCATCGCGATTGGCGCACTCCCTGGTGGGTTCGGTGAATTTATCGAAGTCAATCAACGGTTTGAGCGGTTTGATTTCGCAATCCTCAGCTGGGATTACACTCTCCCCACCATATATATTCTCACAATCGGAACACTTATTCATCAACTATCGTATGTCGCAGATCAACCAACAATACAACGGGTGTTTGCGACGCCAGAGAAGGAGATTAAGAAACTTGCGGGGATGAGCACTTTCTGCGGGATCGCTATTGCAGCAGTCGTTAATCTGGTTGGTCTCGCAACTTTTGCTTATTTCCATGCATTCCCTGAACGTCTCGATCCTACAATGTCGAACGACCAGATCGTTCCACTCTTCATTGTTCAATCCATCCCTGTTGGGATATCCGGGCTGATTATCGCAGCACTTTTTGCGGCATCGATGTCCACTCTCTCAAGTAGCATGAATTCTGTGGCAACGCTTGTCTCAGAAGATTTCTACCGGCTGATCAATCGAAACAGTTCGGATCGTTCAAGGCTGATACTGATGAAAAGTTCCTCGCTGATCGTCGGCCTCGTCGGTACTGGCATCGCTTATTACATGGCAAGAATGGAGCTTCGTTCCATGTTTCAAACATGGAACGAAATCACAGCACTGCTTGGAGGTGGATTCGTTGGCATTTACATCGTTGGTATGTTTTCCAATCGAACGCACAGCGTCGGAGCATTGATCGGCGCACTCGCGAGTATTGGCTGCGTGCTGTATGCAAAACACATGACAGAGATACACTGGGTGTATTATTTACCGATTGCAATATCCAGCTGTGTTATAATAAGCTACATAACCAGCTTGGTTCTCCCTTTAAAATCATCTAAAGATCTAACCGGACTAACGATTTTCAACCGTGCAAGGTAA
- a CDS encoding IclR family transcriptional regulator: MNQVTSLTKSLDILTLLGGSTGGFSVQELADAMNQPRSTVVRVLNTLVAYGLVEKTDRKYRCSVNFETWAHKDRHQLHIQRYRKTIEAVARETGELVLLGVQDGAGIIHIDYIECDQAVRVAPAPVTRHNIRRNAIGKLCIAQRPDLVEQWTQNDTDFADELNVIRETGIAWNREESVSGMIALACYGYNQMPTEPKIAVAWPTQRFTEKAADEAIKAIQSSTINSKYTP; this comes from the coding sequence ATGAATCAGGTGACAAGTCTCACTAAATCACTGGATATTCTGACTCTGCTGGGCGGGAGCACTGGAGGTTTTTCGGTCCAAGAGCTTGCAGATGCGATGAATCAGCCACGCTCCACGGTGGTGCGCGTCTTGAATACACTCGTAGCTTACGGTCTGGTTGAAAAAACGGATCGCAAATATCGGTGCTCGGTGAACTTCGAAACCTGGGCACATAAGGATCGGCACCAACTGCATATTCAACGCTATCGTAAAACCATCGAAGCAGTTGCACGTGAAACCGGAGAGTTGGTCTTACTTGGTGTTCAGGACGGTGCGGGAATCATTCACATCGACTATATCGAATGCGACCAAGCTGTTCGGGTGGCACCCGCTCCAGTGACCCGCCACAATATTCGACGAAATGCAATTGGTAAACTCTGTATCGCCCAACGACCTGACCTGGTAGAGCAGTGGACACAAAATGACACTGATTTTGCCGACGAATTGAACGTCATACGAGAGACTGGCATCGCATGGAATAGAGAAGAAAGCGTTAGCGGGATGATTGCTTTAGCTTGCTACGGATACAATCAAATGCCAACGGAACCGAAAATCGCAGTTGCCTGGCCCACCCAGCGATTTACCGAAAAAGCCGCCGACGAGGCAATTAAAGCAATTCAGTCATCCACTATTAACTCCAAGTATACTCCGTAA
- a CDS encoding RraA family protein, whose translation MELPKNGTERLDLCKRELYSAVIGDIMDILGYRHQFLPPQIQPLRDDMIVAGRAMPVLEADDYSANEGPGRAGSDLSQPFGLMLRALDDLQQNEVYICTGSSPTYALWGELMSTAARNQGAVGAVVNGYSRDTKGILKLNFPTFSYGRYAQDQRPRGKVIDFRCSIEMNGVRVNPGDIIFGDLDGVCVIPQEIEDEVLIKSWEKANGEKEVFEAIKDGMGAQAAWDKFGIM comes from the coding sequence ATGGAATTACCTAAAAACGGTACAGAGCGCCTCGATCTTTGTAAGCGCGAACTCTATTCAGCGGTCATCGGTGACATTATGGATATTCTCGGGTATCGTCATCAGTTTTTACCGCCTCAAATTCAGCCGCTTCGGGATGACATGATTGTTGCTGGCCGTGCAATGCCTGTTCTGGAGGCGGACGACTATAGTGCCAACGAAGGTCCAGGGCGTGCTGGTAGTGATTTGAGCCAACCCTTTGGTCTCATGTTGCGCGCACTTGACGATTTGCAGCAAAACGAGGTCTATATCTGTACCGGTTCATCACCCACTTATGCACTCTGGGGGGAGCTCATGAGCACCGCCGCACGCAACCAGGGAGCCGTTGGCGCGGTTGTGAACGGATACTCGCGCGATACGAAGGGCATTCTTAAACTCAATTTCCCGACATTCTCCTACGGTCGCTATGCGCAGGATCAACGCCCTCGAGGTAAAGTAATCGACTTCCGCTGCTCTATCGAGATGAACGGTGTGCGTGTCAATCCGGGCGACATCATCTTTGGCGACTTGGATGGCGTTTGCGTTATTCCTCAGGAGATTGAGGACGAGGTTCTGATAAAGTCTTGGGAAAAAGCCAACGGAGAAAAGGAAGTCTTCGAAGCGATTAAGGATGGCATGGGCGCACAGGCGGCATGGGATAAATTCGGGATCATGTAA
- a CDS encoding substrate-binding domain-containing protein has translation MYRIALAFECVDSVNTHIMKGILAYARQNPLFEFLFFANSDARGLEDLKNWNGDGAIVALTTNEAISIAETFDFPAVNISSECNNASIPRVYRDHAEIAIDATNHFASLGVEQIAYLGLRDTYYSEIKWALIQKESAELCKQATSLFIDRPSSLLYEEQMAEQFKTWLKSHTFPIGLLLDNDDFYPFVHQACTQIGLKIPQDIAVLSVRNSRASQFYEVSLSSYEFNNIKHGMLTMKTLHALLENRADEVDLDVSIKGIKLHERESSNILHCRDHRLSAAVKHIKEKTRSLHSVDEIADAVGCSRRTLENSIKEELGCTLRQFLINEKLRNVKYLIDNHLYGDIYDLASKTGFSSSRHLRNVFLKNEGCKLESYLNNKLDSNHSF, from the coding sequence ATGTATCGTATCGCGCTCGCTTTTGAATGCGTTGACTCAGTAAATACGCACATCATGAAGGGTATTCTGGCCTACGCCAGACAAAATCCGCTTTTTGAATTTCTTTTCTTTGCAAATTCAGATGCAAGAGGGCTAGAGGACTTAAAGAACTGGAACGGAGATGGTGCCATCGTGGCGCTCACAACAAATGAGGCGATTAGCATCGCGGAGACCTTTGACTTTCCTGCCGTTAATATTTCCAGTGAATGTAACAACGCGTCAATCCCTAGAGTTTACCGTGATCATGCTGAAATCGCCATTGATGCAACGAACCACTTTGCAAGCCTGGGAGTCGAACAGATTGCCTACCTCGGTTTAAGGGACACTTACTACTCTGAAATAAAATGGGCCTTGATCCAGAAGGAGTCTGCAGAGTTGTGTAAGCAAGCGACCAGTTTATTTATCGATCGACCTTCGAGCCTGCTCTACGAAGAACAAATGGCAGAGCAATTCAAAACATGGCTTAAGTCCCATACCTTTCCCATTGGCCTGTTGCTTGATAATGACGATTTCTATCCATTTGTTCATCAGGCATGCACGCAGATCGGGCTCAAGATCCCACAAGACATAGCAGTCCTAAGTGTCAGAAATAGCAGGGCCTCACAATTTTATGAGGTATCTCTAAGCAGCTACGAATTTAACAACATAAAGCACGGTATGCTCACGATGAAAACGCTACATGCGTTATTGGAAAATCGTGCCGATGAAGTAGACTTGGATGTATCGATAAAAGGCATCAAACTACACGAACGAGAGTCTTCGAACATACTGCACTGCAGAGACCATCGACTTTCGGCAGCCGTAAAGCACATCAAAGAGAAAACCCGCTCTTTGCATTCGGTCGACGAAATAGCAGATGCAGTCGGATGCTCCCGAAGAACGTTAGAAAATTCAATCAAGGAAGAATTAGGATGCACCTTGAGGCAGTTTCTGATAAATGAAAAACTGAGAAACGTGAAATATCTGATCGATAACCACCTTTACGGCGATATATACGATCTTGCTAGCAAGACGGGGTTTTCCTCATCACGTCACCTCCGAAACGTTTTCCTCAAGAATGAAGGTTGTAAATTAGAATCCTATTTGAATAATAAACTCGACTCCAACCATAGCTTCTAA
- a CDS encoding Gfo/Idh/MocA family oxidoreductase, producing MEIKREKVRAGLVGLNFGKLIIEEQIFNKPGSEFIELTSICDQDIELCEHLAKQYGVTAYYDLDELLEDDSIQAVILITGPSGRADLIRKIIRSGKDVMTTKPFEIDPVAAASVLEEARSLNRIIYLNSPSATNSRDFQIINRWREDYDLGMPVAGHHECWYKSIEDADGSWYDDPVRCPAAPILRLGIYGLNDMLKVFGEPESIQVMQTRLFTGRPTPDMARLSIKFKSGAIADTLDGWTISPERQSTSLTLYFENGTIYRNPTMMPCDPVRASIHDHTYLCLCTADNDDGMPVETIRLPNVELSQAYQWNVFHQAVTTRIRPIDETPDSVIVNSLRVIASLKEASETGGTVYLDPPLFRAS from the coding sequence GTGGAAATTAAAAGAGAAAAAGTGCGTGCGGGCCTCGTCGGCCTCAACTTTGGAAAGTTGATCATCGAGGAACAGATATTCAATAAGCCTGGGTCTGAATTTATCGAACTAACGTCAATTTGTGATCAAGATATCGAACTGTGTGAACATCTTGCTAAACAGTATGGCGTCACTGCTTACTATGACCTGGATGAGCTACTTGAAGATGATTCGATTCAGGCCGTGATCTTAATTACGGGACCCAGTGGGCGCGCTGACCTCATCCGAAAAATTATACGTTCTGGCAAGGATGTCATGACAACAAAGCCCTTCGAAATCGATCCGGTCGCTGCAGCAAGCGTGCTCGAAGAAGCTCGATCGCTTAATCGGATCATTTATCTGAACTCCCCCAGTGCGACGAACTCCAGAGACTTTCAAATCATCAACCGCTGGAGAGAAGATTACGATCTGGGTATGCCCGTTGCAGGCCATCATGAATGTTGGTATAAATCGATCGAAGATGCGGACGGTTCCTGGTATGATGATCCTGTCAGATGCCCGGCGGCTCCAATCCTACGTTTGGGCATTTACGGATTAAACGACATGTTAAAAGTCTTTGGTGAACCTGAATCGATTCAGGTCATGCAAACCAGACTTTTTACAGGAAGGCCGACTCCGGATATGGCTCGCTTGTCGATCAAATTTAAGAGCGGAGCGATTGCTGATACGTTAGATGGATGGACAATCTCACCGGAACGCCAGAGCACCTCGCTGACGCTCTACTTTGAAAACGGGACGATCTATAGAAATCCGACCATGATGCCATGCGACCCAGTACGAGCCAGCATACACGACCACACCTATTTATGTTTGTGCACTGCCGATAATGATGACGGCATGCCGGTTGAGACCATCCGATTACCAAACGTTGAACTCAGTCAGGCCTATCAGTGGAATGTCTTCCATCAGGCAGTCACCACGCGAATCCGGCCAATCGATGAAACACCCGATTCGGTGATCGTTAACTCATTACGCGTCATCGCATCCTTGAAGGAAGCATCCGAAACTGGCGGAACTGTTTATCTGGATCCACCTTTATTCCGTGCATCTTAA
- a CDS encoding PEP-CTERM sorting domain-containing protein (PEP-CTERM proteins occur, often in large numbers, in the proteomes of bacteria that also encode an exosortase, a predicted intramembrane cysteine proteinase. The presence of a PEP-CTERM domain at a protein's C-terminus predicts cleavage within the sorting domain, followed by covalent anchoring to some some component of the (usually Gram-negative) cell surface. Many PEP-CTERM proteins exhibit an unusual sequence composition that includes large numbers of potential glycosylation sites. Expression of one such protein has been shown restore the ability of a bacterium to form floc, a type of biofilm.), which translates to MTSKITKNMAILLISACTSVSLLADPVPLGTYQYNGVDGGEVTGANSSGGTFTYLAGATRGENAIRSSISGGFQFTEVGETLTYTYNLSVGQITPTFTRVHRNGFQLTDTVLNFRTSSGGQAPAGFYTNGNNNIYQGGTFHEDVPSWSPFDKEDIRFATGNDIDVTIALELLAINGAADFDYELTVSYVSTEPSGHSNISSSVFTGVTSDTITSVYHATNVGAGSFPAGDNYTISGAALNFSTIPEPNSFALLGALFVGGLVLSSRRRKNRLSM; encoded by the coding sequence ATGACATCGAAAATTACTAAAAACATGGCGATCCTGCTAATCTCAGCTTGTACGTCGGTTAGTCTGCTCGCTGACCCAGTGCCGCTTGGAACCTATCAGTACAACGGGGTCGACGGTGGCGAAGTGACCGGAGCAAATTCAAGCGGAGGAACATTTACTTACTTAGCTGGAGCCACTAGAGGCGAGAACGCGATTAGAAGCAGTATCTCTGGCGGTTTCCAGTTTACTGAAGTTGGCGAGACCCTTACCTACACATACAATCTTTCGGTTGGTCAGATAACTCCAACGTTTACACGGGTTCATCGCAATGGTTTCCAGCTTACAGATACGGTCTTGAACTTCAGGACAAGTAGCGGAGGCCAAGCACCTGCCGGTTTTTACACGAACGGAAATAACAATATTTACCAAGGCGGCACCTTTCATGAAGATGTCCCAAGCTGGTCACCGTTCGACAAAGAAGACATACGATTTGCCACTGGTAACGACATCGACGTTACAATAGCCCTTGAGTTATTAGCGATCAACGGTGCAGCTGACTTCGATTACGAATTAACAGTATCCTATGTGAGCACTGAGCCGAGCGGACATAGTAACATATCCAGTTCCGTATTCACAGGAGTGACCTCGGATACTATCACGTCGGTTTACCACGCGACTAATGTCGGTGCCGGGAGTTTTCCTGCTGGAGACAATTACACGATCAGTGGAGCCGCGTTGAACTTTTCTACAATACCGGAACCCAACAGTTTTGCTCTTTTAGGAGCCTTATTTGTCGGAGGTCTCGTTCTATCATCTCGACGCAGGAAGAACAGGCTGAGCATGTAG
- a CDS encoding type II secretion system protein yields the protein MHSPRNNKSQSQTRHRRRGAGASPTQTRAFSLIELLVVIAVIGILAGILIPVLGSARQNGNMVNDLSNLRQIGNAISMYVSENQLRLPHPTDAIKGTDTGNGNRWTFYEAVDRYFDEGSGFNPASIYNYQRREVWYASNAGEVYNGSTRAIGFAPNPYIFNGRWQGRMLNVPSPASIVLMAETLDWPGGGQYDFNPTREPTYDSDLTSVYRVSQPGNQALYLFGDFRVDALEGDQSEPTLKKQDRQNMWRWW from the coding sequence ATGCATTCTCCAAGAAATAATAAGAGCCAGTCCCAAACGCGGCATCGACGACGTGGGGCAGGTGCTTCTCCTACCCAAACGCGAGCATTTTCATTAATTGAGCTGTTGGTCGTTATCGCAGTTATTGGAATACTTGCTGGTATCCTTATACCAGTATTGGGTAGCGCTCGTCAGAACGGAAATATGGTGAATGACCTAAGCAATCTGCGTCAGATCGGTAATGCCATATCCATGTATGTAAGTGAAAACCAGTTGCGCCTCCCGCATCCTACTGATGCGATCAAGGGAACAGATACAGGAAACGGCAATCGCTGGACTTTCTATGAAGCAGTTGATCGTTATTTTGACGAAGGGTCTGGATTCAACCCAGCATCAATCTACAATTACCAGCGTCGCGAAGTTTGGTATGCGAGCAATGCTGGAGAGGTCTACAATGGATCGACACGAGCGATTGGATTTGCCCCAAACCCATATATTTTCAACGGCAGGTGGCAAGGGCGGATGTTGAACGTTCCATCCCCGGCCAGCATCGTCCTGATGGCGGAGACGCTCGATTGGCCTGGCGGAGGCCAATACGATTTTAACCCAACAAGAGAGCCGACATACGACTCTGATTTGACATCTGTCTACCGCGTGTCCCAGCCGGGGAATCAAGCGCTATATTTGTTTGGAGACTTTCGCGTAGATGCGTTAGAAGGTGACCAAAGCGAGCCTACACTGAAGAAGCAAGACCGTCAAAATATGTGGCGTTGGTGGTAG
- a CDS encoding SDR family NAD(P)-dependent oxidoreductase: MSLQIDLTDKRAFVSGVTSGIGAAIAEVLAKAGCDVAGCGRSESNSSGAKAFVKAVEANDRKAVYCQGDVSKKLIPETLVRSAVSELGGLDILVSNAGRNVFKGAADCSEDDWDDCMNLDLASHWRLAQAAKPELDKAEPGVIIIIGSNHGWNTIPGCFPYNVAKAGLLGMVQSLAIEWGPKIRAIGVAPGFIDTAGNQTWFDSFDDPAAERIRTEELHPVGRLGSVEEIGGLCAFLASPMADFISGTTLCVDGGRSALMQDS; this comes from the coding sequence ATGAGCCTACAAATTGATTTAACGGACAAGCGCGCCTTTGTCAGCGGAGTGACTTCAGGTATCGGTGCGGCAATTGCTGAAGTTCTGGCGAAAGCAGGCTGCGATGTGGCTGGCTGCGGCCGCAGTGAATCCAATAGCTCCGGCGCAAAGGCATTCGTCAAAGCGGTCGAGGCAAATGATCGCAAAGCGGTTTACTGCCAAGGCGATGTATCGAAGAAATTGATACCCGAAACGCTCGTAAGATCTGCTGTTAGCGAACTAGGAGGATTGGATATTCTGGTCTCCAACGCTGGACGAAATGTCTTTAAGGGCGCTGCCGATTGCTCGGAAGATGATTGGGATGATTGTATGAATCTCGATCTGGCATCACACTGGCGCCTCGCTCAAGCGGCTAAGCCGGAGCTGGATAAGGCAGAGCCTGGTGTCATAATTATAATTGGCTCCAACCACGGGTGGAATACCATCCCCGGGTGCTTTCCTTACAATGTAGCTAAGGCTGGACTCCTCGGGATGGTGCAATCGCTAGCAATTGAATGGGGGCCGAAAATCCGTGCTATTGGCGTTGCCCCGGGCTTCATCGACACGGCAGGTAACCAGACGTGGTTCGACAGTTTCGATGATCCTGCCGCTGAGCGTATACGGACCGAAGAACTCCATCCGGTCGGTCGGCTGGGGAGCGTCGAAGAGATTGGAGGGCTTTGCGCCTTCCTCGCATCACCAATGGCTGATTTTATTTCTGGAACGACACTCTGCGTCGATGGTGGGCGGAGTGCACTCATGCAAGACTCTTAA
- a CDS encoding mandelate racemase/muconate lactonizing enzyme family protein, translating to MKIEEVNVWLVEGIKYNWVMIKVTTDTGHTGVGEATNWPGSPIIEAAARHVGERVIGLDPMRTDFIWQKLYRDLNWIGPYGASMCAISGLDMALLDLKGKVLGVPCYELLGGAFRTRLRLYANYWFTGGGHTGDDYAKQAARVKELGFTGLKFDPFAHTNYLYGEDLHTELTLTPAEQDRAFEVTKAVRDAVGPEFDMMIETHAMLNFEIAVKMAERLAPLGVTWYEEPAGPENADTLKAFRNRLPSNVPICVGERHYTRHGFRPVLEKHICDVIMPDITRCGGPSEMKRIATMGEAYGVLLAPHNPNGPLSTLASAHVCASVPNFFRCEFMVNDVPWRDDCITHPLDVRDGYLHLSERPGLGVDLVEEELEKHAGIRELKAKENFYV from the coding sequence ATGAAAATTGAAGAAGTGAACGTCTGGCTCGTGGAGGGCATTAAATACAACTGGGTGATGATCAAAGTCACTACTGATACTGGTCACACTGGCGTCGGCGAAGCAACCAATTGGCCGGGTAGCCCGATCATCGAAGCGGCGGCTCGCCATGTGGGTGAGCGAGTGATCGGACTCGACCCGATGCGCACTGATTTTATCTGGCAAAAGCTCTACCGCGACTTAAACTGGATTGGCCCCTACGGTGCTTCAATGTGCGCGATCAGTGGACTCGACATGGCACTGCTCGATTTGAAGGGCAAAGTACTGGGTGTGCCCTGCTACGAGTTGCTCGGAGGTGCGTTCCGGACACGCCTGCGCCTTTACGCAAATTACTGGTTCACGGGCGGCGGCCATACGGGCGACGATTACGCGAAACAAGCCGCTCGCGTGAAAGAGCTTGGCTTTACCGGCCTCAAATTCGACCCATTCGCGCATACCAACTATCTCTACGGTGAGGATCTTCACACCGAATTGACGCTTACTCCAGCCGAGCAGGATCGTGCGTTTGAGGTGACGAAGGCGGTTCGCGATGCTGTTGGCCCTGAGTTCGACATGATGATCGAGACGCACGCGATGCTTAATTTCGAAATCGCTGTCAAAATGGCTGAGCGCCTCGCGCCGTTAGGCGTCACCTGGTATGAAGAACCAGCTGGTCCAGAGAACGCCGACACGCTGAAAGCCTTTCGTAACCGTCTACCATCCAATGTGCCAATTTGCGTTGGTGAACGTCACTATACGCGCCACGGGTTCCGCCCGGTCCTTGAGAAGCACATATGCGACGTCATCATGCCCGACATCACCCGCTGCGGTGGACCAAGCGAAATGAAGCGTATCGCTACGATGGGTGAAGCCTATGGCGTGCTGCTCGCTCCGCACAATCCGAATGGCCCACTCAGCACACTGGCCAGCGCCCATGTTTGCGCGTCTGTGCCGAATTTCTTCCGTTGCGAGTTTATGGTAAATGATGTGCCTTGGCGTGACGACTGTATCACGCACCCACTTGACGTGCGCGATGGCTATCTCCATCTTTCCGAGCGCCCCGGTCTCGGCGTTGACCTCGTCGAAGAAGAGCTTGAGAAACACGCTGGTATCCGCGAACTCAAGGCAAAGGAAAACTTTTACGTCTAA